The Actinosynnema mirum DSM 43827 genomic interval AGGCGTAGAGGGTGAAGTCGCGGCGCTTGAGCAGCAGCGCGGTCAGCGCGACCGCGCCCAGCGCCGCGATCTGCGCCAGGTCCGCCCGGCTGACCCCCAGGACGTTCCCGAACACGACGTGCCCCAGGTCGGTCTGGCTGGGCACCACCGACACCAGCACCAGCCCGAGCGCGAACAGGGTGGTGAACACGACGCCGATCGCGGCGTCCTCCTTGACCCGGCCCGCGTCGCGCACCGCGCCGATCAGCGCCACCGCCAGGAACCCGGACACCACCGCGCCCAGCGCGAACGGGGCGCCCGCGACGTGGGCCAGCACGACGCCGGGCAGCACGGCGTGCGACACCGCGTCGCCCATCAGGGACCAGCCGATGAGCACCAGCCAGCAGGACAGCACCGCGCACACCGCGGCGGCCACCACGGAGGCGAGCAGCGCCCGCGCCATGAAGCCGTAGGTGAGCGGTTCGACGAGCAGTTCGCAGACGTTCACACCGGTTCCCCGTCCCGCGCGGTCGCGTCGAGCCCGAACGCGCGGGCGAGGGTGTCCGGGGTCAGCACGTCGTGCGGCGCCCCCCTGGCCAGGACGCGGCGCATGAGCAGCACCGCCTCGTCGGCCAGCTCGGGCAGGGCGCGCAGGTCGTGCGTGGACACCAGCACGGCCGCGCCGTCGGCGGCCAGCTCGCGCAGCAGGGCGGTCATCAGCGCCTCGGAGCGCTTGTCCACGCCCGCGAACGGCTCGTCCAGCAGCAGCACGCGCGCCCGCTGGGCGATGCCGCGCGCGACGAACGCGCGCTTGCGCTGCCCGCCGGACAGGCTGCCGATCTGCCTGCCCGCCAGCGCGGTGAGGCCGACCCGGTCGAGGGCCCGGTCGACGGCGTCGTGGTCGGCGCGGCCGGGTCGCCGGGTGAAGCCCAGCCTGCCGTGCCTCCCGGTCATGACCACGTCCCGCACCGACACCGGGAAGCCCCAGTCGACGGCCTCGCTCTGCGGCACGTAGGCGACCGCGCCCGCCCGCCTGGCCGCGAGGGGCCCGCCGCCCGCGACCAGCACCCGGCCGCGCTCGGGGCGCACCAGCCCGGTGATGGCCTTGAACAGGGTCGACTTCCCGGAGCCGTTCACGCCGACCAGCCCGCACACCCGGCCCTCGGCCAGGTCGAGGGTGACCCCGTCGAGGGCGAGCACGTCGCCGTAGCGGACCGTCACGCCCCGCACCTCCAGGGCGCTCACCGCGCGCCCCCGGTGAGGGCGGCGGCGATGGTGCGCGCGTCGTGCCGGATCAGGTCGAGGTAGGTGGGCACGGGGCCGTCGGGCTCGGAGAGCGAGTCCACGTGGAGCACGCCGCCGAACGCGGCCCCGGTCGCGGCGGCGACCTGGCGCATGGGGGCGTCGGAGACGGTGGACTCGCAGAACACGGCGGGCACCCCGGCGGCCCGCACGTGGTCGACGACGCGGGCGACCTGGCGCGGGGTGGCCTGCCGCTCGGCGTTGACCGCCCACAGGTAGTGGTCGGTCAGGCCGGCGTCGCGGGCCAGGTAGGGGAAAGCGCCCTCGCAGGTGACCAGGGAGCGGCGGTCATCGGGCACGGCGCGCAGCGCGGACACCAGGTCCTCGTGCGCCCGCAGCAGCTCGGCGCGGTAGCGCTCGCCGTTGGCGCGGAAGTGCCCGGCGTGCTCGGGGGCGAGGTCGCTGAACGCCGCCACGAGGTTGTCGACGTAGGCGCGGGTGGTGAGCGGGGACATCCAGGCGTGCGGGTTCGGCTCGCCTGCCCGCGCGTCCTCGCTGATCGGGATGGGGGTGACGCCCGCGCTGGCGACCACGCGCGGCGCGCCCGCGTCCTCGGTGTACTTGGCGGCCCACGCTTCGAGGCCAAGTCCGTTGTCCACCACCAGGTCCGCCCGCGCCGCCTTCTTGACGTCGGCCGGGGTCGGCTCGTAGCCGTGGACCTCGACGCCGGGCCGGGTGATCGACTCGACCCGGAGGCGCCCGCCCGCGACGTTGGCCGCGATGTCGGCGAGCACGGTGAAGGTCGTCAGCACCACGGGCCTGCCGTCCGAGGTCGCGCC includes:
- a CDS encoding metal ABC transporter permease; amino-acid sequence: MNVCELLVEPLTYGFMARALLASVVAAAVCAVLSCWLVLIGWSLMGDAVSHAVLPGVVLAHVAGAPFALGAVVSGFLAVALIGAVRDAGRVKEDAAIGVVFTTLFALGLVLVSVVPSQTDLGHVVFGNVLGVSRADLAQIAALGAVALTALLLKRRDFTLYAFDPVHAHAIGLSPRLLGAALLGLLALTCVVALQVVGVVLVVAMLILPGATAHLLTDRFGRMLVIAPALSVGSAVAGLYLSYHLDTASGATVVLVQGVVFLLAYLLAPRHGVLGARIASGVRRARSVGQGVEG
- a CDS encoding metal ABC transporter solute-binding protein, Zn/Mn family, with translation MPQLPRVVGAITSIALLTAACGAAGGATSDGRPVVLTTFTVLADIAANVAGGRLRVESITRPGVEVHGYEPTPADVKKAARADLVVDNGLGLEAWAAKYTEDAGAPRVVASAGVTPIPISEDARAGEPNPHAWMSPLTTRAYVDNLVAAFSDLAPEHAGHFRANGERYRAELLRAHEDLVSALRAVPDDRRSLVTCEGAFPYLARDAGLTDHYLWAVNAERQATPRQVARVVDHVRAAGVPAVFCESTVSDAPMRQVAAATGAAFGGVLHVDSLSEPDGPVPTYLDLIRHDARTIAAALTGGAR
- a CDS encoding metal ABC transporter ATP-binding protein, with product MSALEVRGVTVRYGDVLALDGVTLDLAEGRVCGLVGVNGSGKSTLFKAITGLVRPERGRVLVAGGGPLAARRAGAVAYVPQSEAVDWGFPVSVRDVVMTGRHGRLGFTRRPGRADHDAVDRALDRVGLTALAGRQIGSLSGGQRKRAFVARGIAQRARVLLLDEPFAGVDKRSEALMTALLRELAADGAAVLVSTHDLRALPELADEAVLLMRRVLARGAPHDVLTPDTLARAFGLDATARDGEPV